Proteins co-encoded in one Malus domestica chromosome 09, GDT2T_hap1 genomic window:
- the LOC103425732 gene encoding DEAD-box ATP-dependent RNA helicase 15-like isoform X2 has product MDVICQAKSGMGKTAVFVLSTLQQIDPVPGQVAALILCHTRELAYQICHEFERFSTYLPDLKVAVFYGGVGIKVHKDLLKNECPHIVVGTPGRVLALARDKELGLKNVRHFILDECDKMLESLDMRRDVQEIFKLTPHDKQVMMFSATLSKEIRPVCKKFMQDPMEIYVDDEAKLTLHGLVQHYIKLSEPEKNRKLTDLLDALDFNQVVIFVKSVSRAAELNNLLADCNFPSICIHSGMPQEERLKRYKNFKEGLSRILVATDLVGRGIDIERVNIVINYDMPDSADTYLHRVGRAGRFGTKGLAITFVSSASDSDVLNQVQSRFEVDIKELPEQIDTSTYMQA; this is encoded by the exons ATGGATGTTATTTGTCAAGCAAAATCTGGGATGGGAAAAACTGCCGTCTTTGTTCTATCAACCCTTCAGCAAATAGATCCAGTACCTGGTCAGGTTGCTGCTCTTATTCTTTGCCACACGAGAGAATTGGCTTACCAG ATTTGTCATGAATTTGAGAGGTTCAGTACTTATTTGCCGGACCTGAAGGTTGCAGTTTTCTATGGAGGAGTCGGTATCAAGGTTCACAAAGATTTGCTAAAAAACGAATGTCCTCACATTGTTGTTGGTACACCTGGGAGAGTATTAGCTTTGGCAAGAGACAAAGAGCTTGGACTGAAGAATGTCAGACATTTTATTCTTGATGAATGCGATAAGATGCTTGAGTCACTTG ACATGAGGAGAGATGTGCAGGAGATCTTTAAGTTGACTCCTCATGACAAGCAGGTGATGATGTTTTCAGCAACACTAAGCAAGGAAATCCGCCCTGTTTGCAAGAAGTTTATGCAAGAT CCCATGGAAATCTATGTAGATGATGAAGCCAAATTGACTCTTCATGGTCTCGTACAG CACTACATCAAATTGAGTGAGCCTGAGAAAAACCGCAAATTGACTGACCTCCTTGATGCATTGGATTTCAACCAAGTTGTTATTTTTGTAAAAAGTGTAAGCAGAGCAGCTGAGCTGAACAATTTACTTGCTGATTGTAACTTCCCCTCCATCTGCATTCACTCTGGAATGCCGCAGGAAGAAAG GCTAAAACGTTATAAGAATTTCAAGGAGGGGCTTTCAAGAATTCTTGTGGCAACGGATTTAGTAGGAAGGGGAATTGACATCGAGCGTGTTAACATTGTTATCAATTATGACATGCCTGATTCTGCTGATACCTACTTACACAGG GTTGGCAGAGCTGGTAGGTTTGGTACCAAGGGGTTAGCAATTACATTTGTCTCTTCTGCATCTGATTCTGATGTTCTTAATCAG GTCCAGTCAAGGTTTGAGGTGGATATAAAGGAGCTTCCGGAACAAATTGATACTTCTACTTACA TGCAAGCGTAA
- the LOC103425732 gene encoding DEAD-box ATP-dependent RNA helicase 15-like isoform X1 gives MGDVRDNDGYEEELVDYEEEDQNAPNSVSAKPSGDTVKKGYVGIHSSGFRDFLLKPELLRAIVDSGFEHPSEVQHECIPQAILGMDVICQAKSGMGKTAVFVLSTLQQIDPVPGQVAALILCHTRELAYQICHEFERFSTYLPDLKVAVFYGGVGIKVHKDLLKNECPHIVVGTPGRVLALARDKELGLKNVRHFILDECDKMLESLDMRRDVQEIFKLTPHDKQVMMFSATLSKEIRPVCKKFMQDPMEIYVDDEAKLTLHGLVQHYIKLSEPEKNRKLTDLLDALDFNQVVIFVKSVSRAAELNNLLADCNFPSICIHSGMPQEERLKRYKNFKEGLSRILVATDLVGRGIDIERVNIVINYDMPDSADTYLHRVGRAGRFGTKGLAITFVSSASDSDVLNQVQSRFEVDIKELPEQIDTSTYMQA, from the exons ATGGGTGATGTCAGAGACAACGATGGGTACGAAGAGGAGCTCGTCGACTACGAAGAGGAGGACCAGAACGCCCCCAACTCCGTTTCCGCCAAGCCCTCTGGCGATACCGTCAAAAA GGGATATGTTGGCATCCATAGTTCAGGATTCAGAGACTTCCTATTGAAGCCGGAGCTTCTTCGAGCAATTGTGGATTCTGGATTCGAACATCCTTCAGAAG TTCAACATGAGTGCATCCCCCAAGCTATCTTAGGAATGGATGTTATTTGTCAAGCAAAATCTGGGATGGGAAAAACTGCCGTCTTTGTTCTATCAACCCTTCAGCAAATAGATCCAGTACCTGGTCAGGTTGCTGCTCTTATTCTTTGCCACACGAGAGAATTGGCTTACCAG ATTTGTCATGAATTTGAGAGGTTCAGTACTTATTTGCCGGACCTGAAGGTTGCAGTTTTCTATGGAGGAGTCGGTATCAAGGTTCACAAAGATTTGCTAAAAAACGAATGTCCTCACATTGTTGTTGGTACACCTGGGAGAGTATTAGCTTTGGCAAGAGACAAAGAGCTTGGACTGAAGAATGTCAGACATTTTATTCTTGATGAATGCGATAAGATGCTTGAGTCACTTG ACATGAGGAGAGATGTGCAGGAGATCTTTAAGTTGACTCCTCATGACAAGCAGGTGATGATGTTTTCAGCAACACTAAGCAAGGAAATCCGCCCTGTTTGCAAGAAGTTTATGCAAGAT CCCATGGAAATCTATGTAGATGATGAAGCCAAATTGACTCTTCATGGTCTCGTACAG CACTACATCAAATTGAGTGAGCCTGAGAAAAACCGCAAATTGACTGACCTCCTTGATGCATTGGATTTCAACCAAGTTGTTATTTTTGTAAAAAGTGTAAGCAGAGCAGCTGAGCTGAACAATTTACTTGCTGATTGTAACTTCCCCTCCATCTGCATTCACTCTGGAATGCCGCAGGAAGAAAG GCTAAAACGTTATAAGAATTTCAAGGAGGGGCTTTCAAGAATTCTTGTGGCAACGGATTTAGTAGGAAGGGGAATTGACATCGAGCGTGTTAACATTGTTATCAATTATGACATGCCTGATTCTGCTGATACCTACTTACACAGG GTTGGCAGAGCTGGTAGGTTTGGTACCAAGGGGTTAGCAATTACATTTGTCTCTTCTGCATCTGATTCTGATGTTCTTAATCAG GTCCAGTCAAGGTTTGAGGTGGATATAAAGGAGCTTCCGGAACAAATTGATACTTCTACTTACA TGCAAGCGTAA